AATTCCTCCAAGGCCTGTTACCGAGGTGGAAGGGAAACATCGCTTTATCGGGAAAAGAAATCAGTGGAAAAGTGTCACAAGAAGTGTCACAAACTGATTTCGTGCTCATTCTAAAGGGGCTTAGAAGTTATGGCGGAGAGTGGGGGATTCGAACCCCCGATAGAACTTTTGATCCTATAACGGTTTAGCAAACCGCCGCCTTCAGCCACTCGGCCAACTCTCCGACTTTGATACCAGCGCTGCGGGCGCAACGCTGTGCTGTCGTGATTATAGCGTGGCGGTGTCCACTTCGCGTTGCCTTTTTCTACGGGGCAACCGGGCCTTGGACACAGATGTGGAAAGCAGAAACGAAGGACCGGCGGAGACAGTACAGACGCGTATGTCCCAGGCAACCTCTTTATCGCCACCTGAAAGGGTGTTGTAAGGGCTGGGGAGTTGATCGATCCCGTGAACTGAAGGCAGGCTCTTTGCTCGTCGGTCGCTACGGTGAAATTTGTCTTGCAACTCGTCCCTGACGTAATAAATTTGGGGGGCACGCAGATACACTCGGAGCTATAGTCGGCAGGTGAAGAGTGCTGCGAATTCAACTTCGATTGGGGTATGACCTGGCTCGTAAGGTTAAGAACAGACGCGGCTTAAGCCATCCGTGGCCGATCTTCGAGCTGCGGAGAGGTAGTTCTCGATGTGCTGCAATTCCACGCGTTGCGGTGAGGTTCTGTCTCGTTCTTGGCGGGCTCGCCAGTCTCCTGTCTACAAGGCTACCGGGACAGACCGGTTGCGCGGGGACCGCTCTATCTCCTGCCGCATCCGCCGACTGTGCCGCGAGAAATGTGCCCGTGGCAACGGTCGCGCAGCTCGACGCCTCGCACACCTACACCTTGACTGAACTGATCGATCTCGCGGAACAGAACAACCCGCGCACACGCATCGCGTGGGAGCGCGCAAGGCAGCGGGCCAATGAGCTTGGAATCGCGAAGAGCGCGTATCTGCCGGTCATCGTCTTCCAGGCGATCGGAGGCGATCAGCGTACTATCAGCCCCTTCCCGAAAGCGCTGGAGCCGCGCGGGTACAACATGGTCGAGATCCCGATCGTGCAACCCGAGCTGGAATTGCAATACCTGCTCTACGACTTCGGAACGAGGGAGGCCCGCGTCGACGGCGCACTGGCGGAGAAGATCGCTTCGGGTGCCAACTTTGTGCAGGCCAACCAGGAGGTCGCCTTTCGCGTCGCGACGGCCTACTACCGGCTGCTGACCGCCCAGGAGCGCCTGCAGGCCACGCGAGAGACGCTGAAGACGGGTCAGACGACGCAGGACGCTGCCGAGGCGCAGCTCGCAAACGGCCGTTCTACGGTGCCCGATGTTTTGAATGCGAAGGCGGAGACCTCGCAGGATGTCTTCGACATGGAGTCGGCGGATGGCGACGAGAAGATCGCCCGGGTGCAGCTTGCAGAGGCGGTGGGCGCGGAGCCTTCTCCAAACGTAAACATCGACGCCATGACCAACGCGCCGTTACCGGAGCAACTGACCGTGTCGATTGAAGAGCTGATCGATCGCGCCATTAAGGACAGGCCAGACCTCGCGGCACAGGCTGCTGAGATCCGCGCCGCCGATGACCGCATCCGCGTAGCCAAGGGAGAGTACCGGCCCCGCATCACGCTCTCGGGCAGCGGAGCCCAGACGTCCATCTGGCCCTCGCCGGATATCGGGTCGCTAGGCCAAGCCAGCCAGCCTACATGGGCAGCCATACTGGGAGTCGAATGGCGAGTCTTCGACGGCGGAGCCAGGCGCAACGAGCTCGCGGCGGCGCAGTCGAAGAAGCGCGAGGCCCAGGATGAGCTGACGGAGAAGCGCGACCAGGCGACGCGGGAGGTCTGGACGGCGTACATCGCGTTCCGCACGGCGTTGCGGAAGCAGCAGGCAGCCGTGGCGTTGCTTGAGGCTGCAAATGAGTCGTACGATGCCTCGCTTGAAGCCTACAAATACGGAGTGAAGAATCTGATCGACGTTGTCACGGCCGAACGTCAGCTCGCGCAGGCTCGCCTCTCGGGAGTATCGGCTCGGTCGCAGTTGTTCCTCGAAGCCGTCGACCTTGAATTCGTCACCGGCAATCTATTACGGAGTCTGCCTCCGGCAACCAAACTTCACGCACAGGAAGGACCAGCGAAATGACCCGCTTCTCCTTGAGATCGATTGCAAGACCGATCGCGGCCTCCGCGGCTTGCCTGGTTCTTGCCGGCTGCAATCATGCCCCCAGCATCGACGTGATTGGGTCATTCTTTCCCGTCTGGATGCTTTGTATCTTGATTGCGATTCCGCTGACCTTCGCCGCGCGGGTCGCGCTGGTTCGCTTCCACCTGGAGAATGAAGTGGGCCCTCTGGTCCTCTTTTATCCCTGCCTCGTCATTCTGCTTACCAGCCTTTTGTGGCTGATCTTCTTCCGCTAGGAGCCACGATGGACACGATCGATCAGACCTCAGGTTCGCCCGCAGCGGTTAAGCCCAACTCCGCCACAGGCCGCATCATCGGTATTGCCGTGGTTGCATCCGCGCTTCTGCTCCTCATTGTCGCGATGCTGCAAGTCGACCTTCATCCCCGAACCGACGACGCCAGCGTGAGGGCAAACTTCATCGAAATCGCCCCTGAAGTAAGCGGACGGCTCGTCGATCTCCCAGTAAAGGACAATGCCTTCGTCAAACAGGGCGAGACGCTCTTCGTCATCGATCCTCGCCCCTATGAGTATGCCCTTCAGCAGGCCCTCTCCGACCAGGATGCGCTGGAGCAGCAGATCATCGACGCGAAGCGTCACATCGCCGCGCAGGCCAGCGCCGCCGAGGCTGCTCGAGCCGGTGTCTACAACTCTCGCACCGGGATACAGACCGCCGGCAGCAGCATCGATGTCGCTGCCGCGGCCGTGACAAGAGCGAGAGCAGCGGTTGAGGCAGCAGGGGCGCAATTAAAGCTGGTCACCAACAACCTGCACCGTATAGAGCCGCTGCTCGAAAAGAAGTACGTGACGGTCGAACAGATCGACCAGGCGAACACCGCCGTCCGCGTCGCCCAAGGCAACTACGACGAGGCCCAGGCCGCACTGCTGCAGGCTCAGGCATCGCAGCAACAGGCAAGCCTCAAGAAGATCGAAGCGTCTTCCCTCTCCATCGAGCAGGAGGCAAAGCTGGGCCAGGCTCTGCACACAATCGATACCGTTGACACGCTGGTATCTCAGCGGCCCGCAAAAGCTGCAAAGGTCGATAGCGCGCGCCTTGATCTCGAACGAACGCGCGTCGTGGCGCCGTTCAATGCCTACGTCACGAACATGAACATCTCGGTCGGTGCCTACGCCCGGCCGGGAGCCCCGTTGTTTACGCTGATCGATACGCGCACCTGGTACGTGATCGCGAACTATCGAGAGTCGAAGCTGAAGAACATCCATATCGGCCAGCATGCGGACCTTTACCTGATGGGGCACCCCGACCGCCGCTTCAATGGCACGGTTGAAAGTGTCGGCTATGGGGTCTTCCCGGAAGATGGCGGGGTGGCGCAAGGCCTGCCGAACATCGAGCGCACACTGAACTGGGTGCATCTCTCTTCGCGCTTCCCAGTACGTATCCGGGTGAACGATCCTGATCCCGAACTCTTCCGCATCGGAGCGACCGCTGTGACGGTCGTGCGCTAGCCATGGGGACCGCTGTTGCGGACGTGGTTCCGCTGGCCAACAAGCTTACTTCCCTTCCACGGGCTTGGGTTCACGCTCTGCTGCAGGACCTTGAGCCCGTGCCCGGAAGACTTGGCAGCACCATGCGCGTCGTCCTTGCCTCAATCATTGCGCTGCTCTTGCTGGAGGCGCTGCAGATGCCGTTCCTCGCGATCGGCATGTACTTTATTTTCTTGATTGGCAGGGATAGTCCTGCAGTCTCGCTTCGCAGCGGTATGTTCTCCTTTGCGATCGTGCTCTTCGCTATTGCGACTGAGCTTGGCGTGGTGGTCCTAACGGACAACGATCCTGTGGCCAGGCTGCTGAGCGTAGCCGTGGTGACGTTCGTATCGGGACTGCTCGTCGTCACGACCAACACACCACCGTTGGGCTCGACCTTCGGGCTTATCTATTGCACGGTGATCAGTCTGTGGGAGCTGCATGCTCCTGCGGACCACCTGGTGAAGAGTTCACTTTATCTCCTGGGCACGTTTTGCATCTCGCTGGGAAGCGCGATTTTCGTCGAGTACATCTTCGGGGTTAAGGACCCCGCAGCAGCGTTGCAGGAGCAGCGCCGTATCCGCTACGTCGCGCTGGAAGCGCTCTTCCGGCTTTACGCAGAAGATGCGCCGCCCGCACAGCGCTTCGAAGCCGCGACCAAGGTCTCGCGAATAGCAATTGCTGGCCAGGCGGGAATGATCTCGCTCTACAACACAATTGTCGAGCGCGATCTTGACACAGGCACTCTACCGATCGCCATACGTCCGCGGATTACGATGCTGGCGCAGCTCATGGACAATGCAGCAGCCTTCGGCCTGCAGAATCCCGCCACAATCGATCCAGAGGTTCAACTGCGCTGCAAACTGATCGCGGATGAGTGCAAACGTCTGTTGCCCGGAGTTCCGACTACGCCCAGCAGCGCGTTGAGACCGGGGCCGGAGGGAAGCTATTCCCTGCTCGATCGCGTGGAAGGTTCGCTGCACGCCATCCTGACCATGCCGCTCGACATCAACCCGACCAAGAACCGGGAGCTCGTCACCCTGCCTAGCCGCAAGGTCCCCTTCTTCATCCCCGGTGCCCTCAGCCAGGTGGAGAACATCGCCTTCGGCCTTAAGATCAGTCTCTGTGCCACGTTTTGCTACATCTTCTACCACGCTGTTGCCTGGCCGGGCATCGCAACTTCGGTGACCACGGTGCTGGTGACGGGACTCAGCAGCACCGGTGCCATCAAGCAGAAGCTGGTCTTCCGTCTGCTGGGCGCCATCATCGGCGGCTTCTTTCTCGGAATCGGAGCAACGGTCTTCCTCTTCCCGCATATGGATTCGATTACCTCCCTCGTCGTGTTGGAGGCAGTCGTCGCGTTCCTCTCAGCGTGGGTTGCCGCTGGCCCGAAGTTCAACTATATCGGCCTTCAGATTGCCTTCTCTTTTTACGTTGTGGCCTAT
This Granulicella aggregans DNA region includes the following protein-coding sequences:
- a CDS encoding TolC family protein codes for the protein MATVAQLDASHTYTLTELIDLAEQNNPRTRIAWERARQRANELGIAKSAYLPVIVFQAIGGDQRTISPFPKALEPRGYNMVEIPIVQPELELQYLLYDFGTREARVDGALAEKIASGANFVQANQEVAFRVATAYYRLLTAQERLQATRETLKTGQTTQDAAEAQLANGRSTVPDVLNAKAETSQDVFDMESADGDEKIARVQLAEAVGAEPSPNVNIDAMTNAPLPEQLTVSIEELIDRAIKDRPDLAAQAAEIRAADDRIRVAKGEYRPRITLSGSGAQTSIWPSPDIGSLGQASQPTWAAILGVEWRVFDGGARRNELAAAQSKKREAQDELTEKRDQATREVWTAYIAFRTALRKQQAAVALLEAANESYDASLEAYKYGVKNLIDVVTAERQLAQARLSGVSARSQLFLEAVDLEFVTGNLLRSLPPATKLHAQEGPAK
- a CDS encoding YtcA family lipoprotein; the protein is MTRFSLRSIARPIAASAACLVLAGCNHAPSIDVIGSFFPVWMLCILIAIPLTFAARVALVRFHLENEVGPLVLFYPCLVILLTSLLWLIFFR
- a CDS encoding efflux RND transporter periplasmic adaptor subunit; this encodes MDTIDQTSGSPAAVKPNSATGRIIGIAVVASALLLLIVAMLQVDLHPRTDDASVRANFIEIAPEVSGRLVDLPVKDNAFVKQGETLFVIDPRPYEYALQQALSDQDALEQQIIDAKRHIAAQASAAEAARAGVYNSRTGIQTAGSSIDVAAAAVTRARAAVEAAGAQLKLVTNNLHRIEPLLEKKYVTVEQIDQANTAVRVAQGNYDEAQAALLQAQASQQQASLKKIEASSLSIEQEAKLGQALHTIDTVDTLVSQRPAKAAKVDSARLDLERTRVVAPFNAYVTNMNISVGAYARPGAPLFTLIDTRTWYVIANYRESKLKNIHIGQHADLYLMGHPDRRFNGTVESVGYGVFPEDGGVAQGLPNIERTLNWVHLSSRFPVRIRVNDPDPELFRIGATAVTVVR
- a CDS encoding FUSC family protein — translated: MGTAVADVVPLANKLTSLPRAWVHALLQDLEPVPGRLGSTMRVVLASIIALLLLEALQMPFLAIGMYFIFLIGRDSPAVSLRSGMFSFAIVLFAIATELGVVVLTDNDPVARLLSVAVVTFVSGLLVVTTNTPPLGSTFGLIYCTVISLWELHAPADHLVKSSLYLLGTFCISLGSAIFVEYIFGVKDPAAALQEQRRIRYVALEALFRLYAEDAPPAQRFEAATKVSRIAIAGQAGMISLYNTIVERDLDTGTLPIAIRPRITMLAQLMDNAAAFGLQNPATIDPEVQLRCKLIADECKRLLPGVPTTPSSALRPGPEGSYSLLDRVEGSLHAILTMPLDINPTKNRELVTLPSRKVPFFIPGALSQVENIAFGLKISLCATFCYIFYHAVAWPGIATSVTTVLVTGLSSTGAIKQKLVFRLLGAIIGGFFLGIGATVFLFPHMDSITSLVVLEAVVAFLSAWVAAGPKFNYIGLQIAFSFYVVAYEGLSAPTELAPARDRLAGILIALAAMWLVFDQLWPVRTITVMRRGFASVLRLGSEILTLLDSGKNKEEILRGADILRDRLGKTVAGLRSSNTAVPYDFSPDRERHIQEGDAILRATLTAAALFWNEIAMLHSLEEEEVPVEPGRRELRDHLAARMIVMADLVAQHCPVAPETSPLTTDPILLTDPDLGEYTQHLVARHAELEKFVAALN